From Mumia sp. ZJ1417:
AGGACGCCCGCGACGGCCTGACCGGTCTGCTCGAGATCGACGAGATCCAGGCACGGGCGATCCTCGAAATGCAGCTGCGGCGCCTGGCAGCCCTCGAGCGCCAGAAGATCATCGACGAGCTCGCCGAGATCGAGGCCGAGATCGCCGACTACAAGGACATCCTCGCCAACATCACGCGCCAACGCTCCATCGTGGCCGAGGAGCTCACCGCGATCGTCGAGAAGTACGGCGACGACCGTCGTACGCGCATCATCCCCGCCGACGGCGACCTGTCGATGGAGGACCTGATTCCCGACGAGGACGTGGTCGTCACGATCACCCGCGGTGGGTACGTCAAGCGCACCAAGACCGACCTCTACCGAGTCCAGCGCCGTGGCGGCAAGGGCGTACGAGGGGCGACGCTGCGCGGCGACGACGTGGTCGACCACCTGTTCTCCACGACGACGCACCAGTGGATCCTCTTCTTCACGACCGCGGGCAGGGTCTACCGCGAGAAGGCGTACAACCTTCCCGAGGCGGGGCGTGATGCCAAGGGCGGTCACGTCGCGGGTCTGCTGCAGTTCCAGCCCGACGAGCAGATCGCGCAGGTGCTGGCGATCCGCGACTACGAGCAGTCGCCCTACCTCGTGCTGGCCACCAAGAACGGCCTGGTCAAGAAGACGCGCCTCGCGGACTACAACAGCCCGCGTCAGGCCGGCGTCATCGCGATCAACTTCCGTGACCCCGACGACGAGCTGGTCGGAGCGGAGCTCGTCGGCCCCGACGACGACTTGGTGCTGTTCTCACGCCGTGCGCAGTCGATCCGGTTCACCGCCGACGACGAGACCCTTCGGCCGATGGGCCGCGCCACCTCAGGTGTCACCGGCATGAAGTTCCGTGACTCTGACGAGCTCCTCTCGATGGCGGTGATCCGCAGCGATGCCGACGAGGACGACCAGTACGTCTTCACTGCCACCAACGGCGGCTATGCCAAGAAGACCGCGGTCGCGCAGTACCGCGTCCAGGGTCGCGGGGGTCTCGGCATCAAGGCGATGAAGCTTCAGGACGAGCGCGGGGCGCTGGTCGGTGCCCTCGTCGTGGACGATGATGACGAGATCATCGCGATCAAGGCCAGTGGTCAGGTCACCCGGTCGCGTGTGGCTGACGTCACTCAGACCGGACGTGACACCATGGGCGTGAAGTTCGTCGGTGTGAAGGGGGACGACGAAGTGGTTGCCCTTGCGCGGAATGAGGAGAACTCTTCACTGTTGGATACAGTCGACGAGTCCGACGCCGAGGAGATGGTTGAGGCAATGGAGCCAGAGACCACGACCCCCGACGCCCAGGAGGAAGAATGACGGACCGCAAGCCGAACCCCGCGGCTCCGCAGCGGCCGAGGCAGAGTGAGCCCGACACGAGCGCCGTCAACGGCGGCCCGCGGCGACCTGCCCAGCCGACTCCGGGGAGCCTGAACGGGGGGCAGTCGAGCGCGAAGCCGTCCGAGGCCACCCCGCCCGCGTCGCCTGGCGCCCAGCCGAGGCCGAACGGGCAGAAGCCGTCGCAGCCGCCGCAGCAACCGCAGCAACCACAGGGCGCCTCGCAGCGTCCGGCACCCTCGCCCCCGGCGCGTCCGGGCACGCCGGTGACGCGTGACCGGCAGGCCTCCAACGGTCAGCCTGCTCAGCCGTCTCGACCGACGGCGCCCGCCGCGTCACCGACGCCGCCGTCTGC
This genomic window contains:
- the gyrA gene encoding DNA gyrase subunit A, whose translation is MQRSYIDYAMSVIVARALPDVRDGLKPVHRRVLYAMYDGGYRPDRGFSKCSRIVGDVMGQYHPHGDTAIYDTLVRLAQPWVLRYPMVAGQGNFGSPGNDDAAAMRYTECRLAPIAMEMVRDIEEETVDFTPNYDGRSLEPTVLPARIPNLLVNGSAGIAVGMATNIPPHNLREVADGAIWALEHPDASREELLDALMERIKGPDFPSKALIVGTKGIEDVYRTGRGSVPMRAVVDIEEDAKGKISLVVKELPYQVNPDNLLQKIADLVNTGRVQGISDVRDESSSRVGRRLVVELKRDAIARVVLNNLYKHTELQTNFSANMLALVDSVPRTLTLDQFISNWVEHQVEVLRRRTEYRLRKAEERAHILRGLVKALDMLDEVIALIRRSQTVEDARDGLTGLLEIDEIQARAILEMQLRRLAALERQKIIDELAEIEAEIADYKDILANITRQRSIVAEELTAIVEKYGDDRRTRIIPADGDLSMEDLIPDEDVVVTITRGGYVKRTKTDLYRVQRRGGKGVRGATLRGDDVVDHLFSTTTHQWILFFTTAGRVYREKAYNLPEAGRDAKGGHVAGLLQFQPDEQIAQVLAIRDYEQSPYLVLATKNGLVKKTRLADYNSPRQAGVIAINFRDPDDELVGAELVGPDDDLVLFSRRAQSIRFTADDETLRPMGRATSGVTGMKFRDSDELLSMAVIRSDADEDDQYVFTATNGGYAKKTAVAQYRVQGRGGLGIKAMKLQDERGALVGALVVDDDDEIIAIKASGQVTRSRVADVTQTGRDTMGVKFVGVKGDDEVVALARNEENSSLLDTVDESDAEEMVEAMEPETTTPDAQEEE